The sequence gttgttccctttgtcatcggtatgttacttgcctgagattcgatcatccgtatcaaatacctagtttaatctcgttaccggtaagtctctttactcgttccgtaatacatcatctcacaactaactcattagttgaaatgcttgcaaggcttaagtgatgtgcattaccgagagggcccagagatacctctccgacaatcggagtgacaaatcctaatctcgaaatacgccaacccaacaagtaccttcggagacacctgtagagcacctttataatcacccagttacgttgtgacgtttggtagcacacaaagtgttcctccggtaaacgggagttgcataatctcatagtcataggaacatgtataagtcatgaagaaagcaatagcagaaaactaaacgatcaagtgctaagctaacggaatgggtcaagtcaatcacatcattctcctaatgatgtgatcccgttaatcaaatgacaacacatgtctatggtcaggaaacataaccatctttgatcaatgagctagtcaagtagaggcatactagtgacactctatttgtctatgtaatcacacaagtattatgtctccggttaatacaattctagcatgaataataaatatttatcatgatataaggaaataaataataactttattattgcctctagggcatatttccttcagctgtgATGGTAGCTCGGCAGCTAATAGGGCTgtcgttttcttttttctttgatcttcggaTCTTCATCATGTTGTTCTTCCGCTGCTTCCTGCTAAATCGAATCAAGCCAGCAttttgctggatctttcaaaaaaaaagttgTGTGTGGACCCTATGTGTGGCGCTCATATATGATGCAACTAGGAGTGGGCGTTCGATTTATATGGTTAATacggttcggtttattcggttttcAATAATTTCAGTTTTAAAGAAATGGAAACCGAAACAATCTCACAAAATTAAGAAACCGAACCATATTAACCATAATATATCGGTTTGGTTTCTTCGGTTAATCGAAAGACCAAAATACATGCACCCGTCAGTATAAGTCCAATGATTCATGAGCGCTGATTTGCATTGCGTTGAATGCATAAAATAGTCACAAGAGCTAGCAACCTCATGCACTAAATGatacactactactccctccgtccccgccTAATTTACCTTTTGGAGAGACCTCCGCATGATGGAGTGAACATCGTATTACATGGGGCATCCTACATGTCGGTTTGTTCGGTCAATTCGGTTTCTTGGCACTAAAAACCGAACACAAACCAAACACCCAACAACCTTAAAAATTCCCACCGAACCAAAAACCAAACCACCGAATTAACCGACATATCAGTTAATACGGTTCGGTTCAGTTTTGTTTTTCAGTTTTCGGTTTAACCGTGCCCACCCCTAGATGCAACCTCGTTTGTGCGTTGCTCCCCGCACTGCTAAATAGGGGGACCCGTGAACAAAGCCCATAGCTTAACAGGAGACTCGTCAGGGAAGCTATCACAATATGGGCCCTTGGCCATCCGCGTTAGCTCATGGGCAACCTCATTAGATTTTCTAAAGCAACGTACGAAATTAGTAGCCCACGGGGCAAATTGGCTAGTGAAAAAACACCGCGAGATTTGGTTCCTCACTTGTTGGGGATAATCTACCCCTCATCCCCATCCTTTCCCGAGGTGAGAGATCCACGCCTAGAGAGGTCTGGGAGGAAAGCCACGACGAACGCGCGAGAGGCGCGATGGCGTAACGCGCACCTAGTGATCCCCTTCACATAGCGCTTTCTTGGACATGATCTTCCTCCCCTCTCCCCTGTCATCGAAACATACATGGTGATCTCCCCGTGGTGGGAGGAGAGGATCCCCGATGGCCATGAAAATCTCCATGTGGAGGATTAGAGCCCTGAGATACTTTCCCCTTGCACCCAATTAGGCCTTAGAAGACAAGAGTGGCGTTTTAGAACACGAGCACCATGTAGCTCTTTATCTCCATCGTGGGTTGAGGCTTGGGTTGGAGCGGTGTCGGTCCATTTATTGTAATACGGGTCGGTATAAAAAAAGTGAACATTTCCATCGTAGAGGAGTCACACACTAGCGGGACCTGCTAGTCCACATTGTTTTATGCACTAAACAGTTGGCCACACAAGCTAAAGACAAGGCAAATTCGTTGTTGGAGGCGAGTGATGGAGAGTATGCAAGTTTTGCATCGAAAGACGACTGTCGTAAGTTAACTACATGTAACATGTGCTCTGGTAAGACATCGCAGTAGCCTCAACTTCCTAGGAGCAGGCACACTACGATGACCTTGAGGACACACCCAAAAGCCGACTACCAGAAACATTGCTGCGAACTTTGATACGCAAGCTCCCAATGAAAACCCACATCTGGTCACAGGTCCCTCCAGCCATATCCATCTCCAAAACAGTGCTCCACAAGGAGAGCACGTCACCGAGCGTCGCCTTCTTCCAATCCAGAACCAAATCTGCAGTTTCCCTAGAGTGTCTTGATCACGATGGTGAGAACTAACACGACACCTCCAACAAGTTATCACCTCCACGACGCCACCATTCCGAACTCCAATCGAAGTCGGAGCCTAGCTTTTTTCAATAGCCTCATCTATCCCAGACCCATGATCTTTTGGACCATTCAACCACCATCACATTGATCGACTCACCTCTTCAAGAACAGCTAGCATACGAGGGACAAGCCCCTCCGCCGCAATCTATGGCATGATTAGCCTATCTACTTTCCTTGGCTACATGTGTGCCCCAAGAGGGGGGCTAGGGGTTCCCGAGAGCGACACGATGTGAACTCTAGTGACTCAACACGTCGATTAGTTAGTTATTCCATATTCAAATATTTGGGCAGCATTATGGTTATGCTTTGTGACACCGTCAAATACGAAAACATACTTATAACACTAAATAACACACCATAGGAGCACAATTCATTATAAATCTACCAATATTGATTAGGTAAACATAGAAGGCGATACAATCATCTCCACGAGGGCTTGTCACCAAGAACAAGATGAGTCTCGACATGAAGACCCTCCAGAACCACACATTTGGTCTCCTCGATCAACCTTCTTGCTATGCAATCCCCTCCTCCAACCCGTTTTGCATGCCATGCGCCCAAGAGGTAGAAGAAGGAACATAGGCCGATTACCATAACCACAAGTACGATGGCTCTAGTCTTGTTTTCGACCGCTGAGCTCCGTGCCGCGCCACACCACCCTAATCGAGAGAATGATGATAATTAGCTTGAATAATAATTGGCCTAATTAGTTCAAACACAAGGACAAAGAACATCAACAATAATTAGGCTCAAGTTCCTCAAAAGCGGCCTACGTTCAGCGTGCTGGATTCATGGTCAATATATATGCTTACAAACCACAGTCGAGGTGCTAGTCATAAATTGTTCGCTCCAGAGGATTTACAAGTTTATGCAGAAATTATGAGTGCtgcaagaaagaaaaaagagtgcTGCAAAGCTGGAGCAGTACCCATGTCTTGCCGGAGCTCCGCAGTCCCACGGTCATCTTCAACATCACCGAGGCCTTGTGATTGGAGATGATGGCCTCTACGTTGGTCGGCCATCTTCAACCTTGCAGACGATGTTAACCTTGGGCGTCACCTCACTTATATGGTGCCTGCCTGGGGCGTATCAAAAATATTCATGTCGGGTGTCGTCGTCGCCTCGGAGCCTCCGCTCACCTTGGCCGGGGCCGGCAGCGCCCGCCCATGGGTGATGTCCACTATAGTATTACTACCTGGCCGCTGGCCGGCCGGCCAGACAGGTGGAGGGCAGCGGCAGCTCATATGGCTGCTGCTTCTCCAAAAGAGTAACAACAATGCACATTTCTTTAACAAGACTCAAAACTGTTCCTAGTATGTTATTCAGCTTCAGTACTGCAGGAAACAGCAATGTCTCTCCACTTCATGAATTTCTAAGATACAACACGAACAAAAATAAACAAGAATACAGCACgaacaaaaataaagaaaaatacaacACCAACGATAAATAGAAGACATATTTTACTCTCCTCTAGTTTGTCACTGGCTTGGTTCTTCAGTTCTCTACACGCCGTCTAATGTGTACTTGCAACGAACGCTGCCAGGGACAAAAGTTATCCTGAAGAGAAGCGAGAACAATAATCCAGACATGTTAGCGGCGGCTCTTGCTGTCGGCAGTCCAGTATTGCTTAACTGCAAAGAGGATCTTCTCAGGCACACGAGGGCCGCCCTCATGGTCGGCCAGTGTTGTCTCCCACCTCATGGCATTGGCTATTTTCTCCACCTTTACAAGAGCATCAACTGTGTCACGGATTATAACTGCGCCCTCTGGGCGTAAGATCCGGTCCATTTCCAGTAGTATATCTTCAAATTTACACCTGTTTTTAAATAAAGATCACATAATATCAGCCAACAAGTTCTACCGATTTAGGATCACATCTTGGTCTTTCAATGCTTACTTGTTTTGGTACAAACTGAAGACACCGTTAGCATGGATGAGGTCATATGTCCTTGGGTAAGTAGAAAACCCTTCACACCTGTAACAAGAACAAATAAACTATGATTCACACACAAATATAAAACAAGCTTCTCGGCAACTATATCAAAAACTAACACAAGAAGTAGAACTGCTGCATATCAGCAAACTCGTATTTCCAAAAGCACAACAACAAATACATGGCAAATGCACATCATCATTTAACAACAGCACGAATTGAAGAGTTTCCCAGGTGAGTTTGGTAACAGAGTTTAACTGAAGTTAGCACACGAAGATTTTAATGATATTTTCACATCCTTCTATCTTCACACACAACAATACATGAGTACCATTTTTATAGTGTTCATGAAGTAAATGCACTTCATAACAGAAAAGAGAAGTTCCCTTtcctaaaaaaagaagaaaaaaaaaagagaagttcCCTACATCGTGAACCGGCAAATGTAAAAAGGTTTGTTGCGAAAAGCAGAACTACCAAAATGTAGAAACAATGTACAACGAACATAAGTGAGAAACAAAATGCAATAACCAAAGTATGAAACCAGGAGAGCAATCCGGCAGTTTACATACCAGTCGTGATACATTCCTATTAATCCTCGCTCATAGATTACACCTAAAGTAGAAGTATCTGCAATGAACGGAACGACATTCATGACCCACAGCTTTGGAGACTCCAGTACAGCAGCAAAGCTACCAAGACCTGCATTCATGTCCATTATGTTGCGGTACCTTCCAGTATCAAGCAAGTCATTGGTTTTCTTGTAAGCATTAACATGTTTCTGCCAGAGTTTATTGTCCTCCTGATATGTTTGAACTGAGAACCCAGGTACAAAACCACGGGCTATCCGAGGTGGTACTGCATTGAGCCTCTGGGGAAATGGCTCTAGTTCACCACCAGCAACCTCTGACACGCTTTTAACCTCAGGAAGCGGAGTTATACAGGCTTCCATTTTCTTATACCTGTAGGTAGAATGTAATGAAAGAAAACAAATTGAAGACAAAGCTAGAACAGTACAGATAAGATTCACTCCTTTTTTGTGAGGGTGGCAGATGGAATGACACTCACCATACATCACTTTCGCTTGTCAACTCACACTTGGCAACTTTTGAATTATCTTGTTTCCTCGGGCAAGATTTGTCATTTAATCTCTTTCTCCATATAGCAATACCATCCTTCTCAGATATCTTCTTCCAGCAAAGAAGTTCTGCGAATTGTTCTATTTTTCTCTGCTCACTCCGGAGATCGTCTTTGGTCCGTTGCCATCCCTTGTAGTGAATTTTCCAACCAATGGGTGGGCCTGATAGTACCCAATACCCACCCGGCCTAAGTACCCTATCAACTTCCATCATGTACATACCGTCTGTAGAACAAGAGCGAAGAGGTTCAGAATTTTTATGGAGACCATATGAGTCAACCATGAAATGTTCTAAAAGCGTTCTTACTACTTCCGCTCCATGGAATTAAACATCTCGAGCAATGTGCCATGTCAAAGACTCGGGATGGAAATGAGAGCTTCATTGATCCAAGGACACCGATATATGCAGGTACGCCTCTCTCCAGTGCAAACTGTACTTGTGCCTCATGATTATCTTTTGGAGCGAATGACATTGTCAAAACATTTTTCTTCAACAGGTAAGCACCCAAACTGGCAACCTAAACAAAATTATGAAAAAAGCAAAGAAAAGTTAAAGTGTATAGCACAACAATGTGGTTATCATTGAGCATATGTTTGTGTATTCAACAATGAGACAGTCACATACCCCACAACCAGTGTCGAGTGCAGTTCTCACTTTCCCCTCGGTAATTGGGATAACAGAAGTAAGCTGGTCTATATACTTGTCTGCACCCTCAGGAAACTGCGTTCCACCACCAGGAAACCTGAAAACGTTGCCCTCGTAGTGCACCCAGTTTTGGATGGCCTTTTCAACCGTAAGACTCTTGTGTGGCACATTGGCATAAGAAACATAATCGCGGCTCTTTGGCCACGGAAAAGGAGCAACATAACCCTTTGGTGCTGGAATCAGACAGTACAGCTTCTCGTTTTCAGGTGGGCAATGCCTCTCCCGATATATCATGTGATCCCTAGGGAAGGTCATTGCACGCTTTTGCTCCTCGCAAGGAGTGTAATCAGTGTACTCCGCATCACATGGCTCAAAAGTTTTAACTTGAGAACTGAAAGTGTCGTTCGGAAGATCCGATGCACTATGGTGGGTCTCGAAATTCAGATTTGGCAGTTTCAGACATTTGGTCTGCTCATTCACCACAGCCGCAATGCTGTCCCCTCTCCCAAAACCACTTCTTTGCCATACACCAAGGAGGTAGAAGAAGGAACAGAGCCCAAATACCACAAGTACAAATAGAGCGGTTCTGGTCTTGTTCTCGGTTAAACTCCGAGCCATACCACAACAGCCTAAAAGAATTATCATTAGCATAAGCTAAATGAATCCAGCAAGTTGCACTTCAGACTTTCAATATAACTTACACATTACAATGGATGCATCAATAAATTTCCACACGAACTATAATAATATATGAAGCGAATTTGGGCAAGACACAAATTATGTCTGGTCGTAACCTAGACACTGCTCCTCAGTTAAGGGATTATTCTCTTCGCCCTGGTATTTTCTGTTTTTGAGGAAGCATGACTATGTAACTTCTCAGTGTAGCAACCACCAACATTTgtttgaatcatggcatttagCAAATGAGCTGCCAAACAGCAAGCTACTTTTGCACTGCAGTTGATTATGGTGGTTCCCATTTGGCCCAACCAGATTTTCCATATTTTACCGACTGGCTAACAAAAAAAATTCTCCCTTTAATGGTTATCTTTCTACAAAATATTATAACATAAGGTCAGCGTGGCACAGTTGAGCAACCGTAAACTGAACCTAAGGTTCTTTGCAATTTGCTTTTCTTAATTATTAAGATAGCAGTCGATCCATCCGATGCATAACCCAACAAAATAAGATAGCTACAAACAAATTGTTGGGCAGGGAAAGCTAAAAAAGAACTAGGAAATTTCCAAATTCTGAACTGTTGTCATTACTAAGTACCCTCTGTTCCCATTTGTTACAAGATCAATTGAGAAGATGTAAACAAAAGAAGCTATACCAAAATACAGTTTCCCCATTAGACTACTTTAGTCAGCCATTACAAAAGCTTGGAGATATCAGACCACAGATGAATTGAGGGAATTATTTATGCTACCAAATGGGATTTTTCTTGTCAAAATGAAAAGAACAATGCATTTGCATAAACTGTAAACGACTATGGCTTGGCATAAAATGTACAGTAAAGAACAAGATCTTCAGTGGTTTATTTATGCTACCACAGTACGCATACTGACAGATGAATAGGCAATGACCTAAATGAGAGAAATTGGGAATGAATCAaagaaacttacctgtgcggcttACAGGGATTCAAGAAAATTTGGAGAGGGTCAGATTCAGAGAAGAATCTGCGTCGCCGGCTTGCCGCTGCTAGCTGCGTGTGGCTGCGTGGCCGCCTGGCGTGGGGTCGTGGGACGGCTGGGCTGACTCGCCGTCGTCGTGCTGCTGTGTGCCGGTGGGCTggtcggccgcgggcggcggccgaTTTGTGCCGCTGGCAGGTGGCGGCGCCGCGGGGGCCGGCGGATGCTGTGTGTCAGGATCCGGCGGgggtgcggcggcgggcggcggctgctaggtgcttcttcttttcctttttttttgaggTGATCTTCTTCTTTTCCTCGGTGCTGCCTGCTGTGTGTGGGCGGGCCACGGCCCAGGTCAGCCCTCACGTAGCTCCGCCAGGGCCCAACCTTCGAATAGATCACAACTGCATAAATCTACTAAAAAAAACTGCATTACCTAAAAAAACTAAGAAAACTGCATAAATTTGTGTTCCTCAAAAAATAACTGCAATTTTTTTATTCTATAAATAAATAGCATAATTTTTTTGCGGGAGAAAACAGCATAAATTTTGTTCGAGAAAACATAGGTCACGGATTATATAGTAGATAAATTTGCATATTTTTGGACATGAATAAAGGGACGGTATTTCTCATAAGTCATAACTCCTGTCTGAATCCCTGTTCAGTTGTACCGACCATAAAGTGGAGAGGCTTATTCCACACCAAGACCATAGTAGTGACCTCGCCAAAAAAAAGACCATAGTAGTGGGAAAAAAACAACAGCCCGGATAATTGGTTGTCACCGTTTTATAACCAAGAGGTATGAGTTTAGGACAAAACAACCACCAATCACGACACCGAGAGTTGGATGGAATCGAGCCAACAAAAGGGAAGAAAATGCCCACTTCTTCAATAAACATATTGAATCAGGATCCAAGGGAAGGGGTTCAAATCCGCAACCCATGTAGATATTGGAACGGATTTAAAACCTATTCATGCAGCACATAATGGATACCTCaatttgtcttcttcttcttcttcttcttcttcttcttcttcttctgtgcgAAGCTCATAGGCTTTCTCTTTCAGGTCTCACTAGCCTCTGAGGCTCAGTCGCAATGAAGGCGAGGAGCCGCTCACTTTGACCGACAGGAGGAACTGAGGATCTCTTTTCTTAGAACTCCCTCAATTCCAATGAATAAAGTGTGTGCACATTTCAAAATTGAACTTTGACCATATATTAAACCAATAAAATATGGGTTATATGTGACAAAAACTATATGACTGAAATCCTCTTTGAAAGAAGTTTTCAGTTGTATATTTTTGAAGTCACAAAAATATATATATTTGgtctaatttatggtcaaagttggatttTTAAGATGTGTGCATGCATTAGttattggaatggagggagtacctttaGGTAGATTAGGTGGTCCAGGAGTTACATGGATGCAATCTATGTGGTGTTGGTTTAGATTCGATACGTGAAAGGTGTGGATTTTTGCTACAGCTTTTTGGTTGACTTTAACTAGAAGCAATCATGCCCTTTGCCTCGCTGATTATTATGGAAGTTGATTTTGAGCTCGAACAACTATTCAAACGCCAAGAGCAAAAGTTCAAGTTCTTGGCCTTTTCgaggtcatgttccataaaaataATTGTGCCATCGTCATATTGCAGAATAGAGGGGCCAACATCCACAAGACGCGGTAAAACTCTGTCAATCTAACTGTCAGTTTTTGCGCGCTCAATAGAGCAACCAATCCTTAACATTAGAGATAGTGGGTCATCCTGGTGGAATACCATTTTGGAAGTAATGGCAAGCATCATCAG comes from Triticum aestivum cultivar Chinese Spring chromosome 5B, IWGSC CS RefSeq v2.1, whole genome shotgun sequence and encodes:
- the LOC123113561 gene encoding probable methyltransferase PMT2, with the protein product MARSLTENKTRTALFVLVVFGLCSFFYLLGVWQRSGFGRGDSIAAVVNEQTKCLKLPNLNFETHHSASDLPNDTFSSQVKTFEPCDAEYTDYTPCEEQKRAMTFPRDHMIYRERHCPPENEKLYCLIPAPKGYVAPFPWPKSRDYVSYANVPHKSLTVEKAIQNWVHYEGNVFRFPGGGTQFPEGADKYIDQLTSVIPITEGKVRTALDTGCGVASLGAYLLKKNVLTMSFAPKDNHEAQVQFALERGVPAYIGVLGSMKLSFPSRVFDMAHCSRCLIPWSGSNGMYMMEVDRVLRPGGYWVLSGPPIGWKIHYKGWQRTKDDLRSEQRKIEQFAELLCWKKISEKDGIAIWRKRLNDKSCPRKQDNSKVAKCELTSESDVWYKKMEACITPLPEVKSVSEVAGGELEPFPQRLNAVPPRIARGFVPGFSVQTYQEDNKLWQKHVNAYKKTNDLLDTGRYRNIMDMNAGLGSFAAVLESPKLWVMNVVPFIADTSTLGVIYERGLIGMYHDWCEGFSTYPRTYDLIHANGVFSLYQNKCKFEDILLEMDRILRPEGAVIIRDTVDALVKVEKIANAMRWETTLADHEGGPRVPEKILFAVKQYWTADSKSRR